From a single Paraburkholderia sp. D15 genomic region:
- a CDS encoding Nit6803 family nitrilase, translated as MPGKRVVRAAAVQIAPDFERAGGTLDKVCEAIGKAAREGVQLIVFPETFVPYYPYFSFVRPPVASGAEHMKLYEQAVVVPGPVTQAVAEQARLHRMVVVLGVNERDHGSLYNTQLIFDVDGRLLLKRRKITPTFHERMIWGQGDAAGLTVAHTALGRVGALACWEHYNPLARYALMTQHEEIHCSQFPGSLVGPIFADQIEVTIRHHALESGCFVVNATGWLSEAQIASVSADPGLQKALRGGCNTAIVSPEGQHLAPPLREGEGMVIADLDMALITKRKRMMDSVGHYARPELLSLAINRRPAGTVAPMPAWSGAADTDFLSTGEGDERQRDAVGREPAIDD; from the coding sequence ATGCCCGGCAAACGCGTGGTGCGAGCCGCCGCGGTGCAGATCGCACCCGACTTCGAACGCGCCGGCGGCACGCTCGACAAGGTGTGCGAGGCGATCGGCAAGGCCGCGCGCGAAGGCGTGCAACTGATCGTCTTTCCCGAGACCTTCGTGCCGTATTACCCGTACTTTTCGTTCGTGAGGCCGCCGGTCGCATCCGGCGCCGAGCACATGAAGCTGTACGAGCAGGCCGTGGTGGTGCCCGGTCCGGTCACGCAGGCGGTGGCCGAGCAGGCGCGGTTGCATCGCATGGTCGTGGTGCTCGGCGTCAACGAACGCGATCACGGCAGTCTCTACAACACGCAACTGATCTTCGACGTGGACGGCCGCCTGCTGCTCAAGCGCCGCAAGATCACGCCGACGTTTCACGAACGGATGATCTGGGGGCAGGGCGACGCGGCCGGCTTGACAGTTGCGCACACGGCGCTCGGGCGGGTCGGCGCGCTCGCCTGCTGGGAGCATTACAACCCGCTCGCGCGCTATGCGCTGATGACGCAGCACGAAGAGATTCATTGCAGCCAGTTCCCGGGTTCGCTGGTGGGGCCGATCTTCGCCGATCAGATCGAGGTGACGATCCGTCATCACGCGCTGGAGTCGGGCTGCTTCGTCGTCAATGCGACCGGTTGGCTGAGCGAGGCGCAGATTGCCTCGGTGAGCGCCGACCCGGGTTTGCAGAAGGCGCTGCGTGGCGGCTGCAATACCGCGATCGTGTCGCCGGAAGGGCAGCACCTCGCGCCGCCGTTGCGCGAGGGCGAGGGCATGGTGATCGCCGATCTCGACATGGCGTTGATCACCAAGCGCAAGCGGATGATGGATTCGGTCGGCCATTACGCGCGTCCCGAGTTGCTGAGTCTCGCGATCAACCGGCGGCCCGCCGGAACCGTCGCGCCGATGCCGGCGTGGTCCGGCGCCGCCGATACCGATTTCCTTTCCACCGGAGAAGGCGATGAACGCCAGCGAGACGCCGTCGGCCGCGAGCCGGCAATTGATGACTGA
- a CDS encoding MSMEG_0572/Sll0783 family nitrogen starvation response protein → MPAVNKPLHQKGDYLVDYEEKVFEDVKAEPGEKALVTFHTVAFEGSIGFVNMLQATRLQRKGFETSVLLYGPGVTLGLQRGFPTLGDEAFPGHLNFNKQLTKFMEEGGKVYACRFALQALYGHGEASLIEGIRPINPLDVLDLQLLHRKDNALVIHTWTV, encoded by the coding sequence ATGCCAGCCGTCAATAAACCGCTGCATCAGAAGGGCGACTATCTCGTCGACTACGAGGAGAAAGTCTTCGAGGATGTGAAAGCCGAACCCGGAGAAAAGGCGCTCGTCACGTTTCATACGGTCGCGTTCGAAGGCTCGATCGGCTTCGTCAACATGCTGCAGGCCACGCGTCTGCAACGCAAGGGCTTCGAGACCTCGGTGCTGCTGTATGGGCCGGGCGTCACGCTCGGTCTGCAACGCGGCTTCCCGACACTCGGCGACGAGGCGTTTCCCGGTCACCTGAACTTCAACAAGCAACTGACGAAGTTCATGGAAGAGGGCGGCAAGGTCTACGCGTGCCGCTTTGCATTGCAGGCGCTCTACGGGCATGGCGAGGCTTCGCTGATCGAGGGCATCCGCCCGATCAATCCGCTCGACGTGCTCGATCTGCAGCTACTGCATCGCAAGGACAACGCACTGGTCATTCACACATGGACGGTCTGA
- a CDS encoding PLP-dependent aminotransferase family protein, with protein MNSPTHHWIKRLADLRKPAYLAIPDLIEEDLATGRLRPRDRLPGLRDLAEELALNYTTVARAYAEARKRGLLDSRAGSGTFVRGRTATLPLTGGSSIEMSMNTPPEPPDYANRLRDSAARRMAECDPYQLLRYQDFGGSAADRDAGAAWLRRRVPHADAQNVLVCPGIHSALVALVSQLARPGGTICLDTLAYPGIKAIAAQLGVRLQALPRDDEGPLAHAFEALCKTDKPCAFYCNPTLQNPSTLTLTHQRREALADVALRYSVPLIEDDAYAMLPHGAPDALATLAPELTYYVTGMSKSFGAGLRVAHLHAPTPRQTQRLAGALRATTVMASPFTVTLATQWIVDGTALDMLNAIRHESRARQAIAARQLEAWPFDAHPDGFHLWLPVPAASGWSASELALQLRNQGIAAVAGAAFSTDGNPPNAMRVCLGGSKTRDECAEALHIVAETLDHPHHLHSPVM; from the coding sequence ATGAATAGCCCGACCCATCACTGGATCAAACGTCTCGCCGACCTTCGCAAGCCGGCCTATCTCGCGATTCCCGATCTGATCGAGGAAGACCTCGCCACGGGCCGGCTGCGTCCGCGCGACCGCCTGCCCGGTCTGCGCGATCTCGCCGAGGAACTCGCGCTGAACTACACGACGGTCGCGCGCGCGTACGCGGAGGCTCGCAAGCGCGGCCTGCTCGATTCGCGCGCGGGCAGCGGCACGTTCGTGCGCGGGCGCACCGCGACCTTGCCGCTCACGGGCGGCAGCAGCATCGAAATGTCGATGAACACGCCGCCCGAACCGCCCGACTACGCGAACCGTTTGCGCGACTCGGCCGCGCGCCGCATGGCCGAGTGCGACCCTTACCAGTTGCTGCGTTATCAGGACTTCGGCGGATCGGCCGCCGATCGCGACGCGGGCGCCGCGTGGCTGCGCCGCCGCGTGCCGCACGCGGATGCGCAGAACGTGCTGGTGTGTCCCGGCATTCACAGCGCGCTGGTGGCGCTGGTGTCGCAACTCGCGCGGCCCGGCGGCACGATCTGTCTCGACACGCTCGCGTATCCGGGCATCAAGGCGATCGCCGCGCAACTCGGCGTGCGTCTGCAGGCGCTGCCGCGCGACGACGAAGGCCCGCTCGCGCACGCGTTCGAAGCGCTCTGCAAAACCGACAAGCCGTGCGCGTTCTATTGCAATCCGACCTTGCAGAATCCGAGCACGCTGACGCTCACGCACCAGCGCCGCGAGGCGCTGGCCGATGTCGCGCTGCGCTACAGCGTGCCGCTCATCGAGGACGACGCGTATGCGATGCTGCCGCACGGCGCGCCCGATGCGCTCGCCACGCTCGCGCCCGAGTTGACCTACTACGTGACGGGTATGTCGAAGAGTTTCGGCGCCGGCTTGCGCGTCGCCCATCTGCATGCGCCGACGCCCCGGCAAACGCAGCGTCTGGCCGGCGCGCTGCGCGCGACCACCGTGATGGCGAGTCCGTTCACGGTGACGCTCGCCACGCAATGGATCGTCGACGGCACCGCGCTCGACATGCTCAACGCGATCCGTCACGAGTCGCGCGCGCGTCAGGCGATCGCCGCGCGGCAACTCGAAGCGTGGCCGTTCGACGCGCATCCGGACGGTTTTCATCTATGGCTGCCGGTGCCCGCGGCGAGCGGCTGGAGCGCATCCGAACTCGCGCTGCAATTGCGCAACCAGGGCATCGCCGCCGTCGCGGGCGCGGCATTCTCGACCGATGGGAATCCGCCCAACGCGATGCGCGTATGCCTCGGCGGTTCGAAGACGCGCGACGAATGCGCCGAGGCCTTGCATATCGTCGCGGAGACGCTCGACCATCCGCATCATCTGCACTCGCCGGTGATGTAG
- a CDS encoding methyl-accepting chemotaxis protein — translation MFSTIRARIVALCVAIVVVALATNAALNYVVANSYNADAIESSLNAVESGHADGIDDWVVTHSQMIKSLQDTVLQPDPTAALKQIAAAGKFTNVYVGYADKTTKFSDPAGIPPDYDPTSRPWYKQAAAAGKPVVTPPYVDVGTGKLVVAFAVPVVRDGAVKGVVSGDVAMDSVIANVKAIHPTPASFGMLIDASGHIVAHPDAKLTLKPVSDIAPALTSDKLAALFGAEHPLEVDVNGSAKLLRAQAIPGTDWYAVVALDKAEATAGMRSLLTASLIALIVIAGIAAAIVAAVTAVSFKRLSNVRDAMDAIGSGEGDLTQRLPAEGNDEVAQIARSFNTFIDKLSHVMRQIRDASESVRVAANEIAAGNVDLSGRTESAAASLQQTAASMEEITSTVTQSASAAKQADDSAVSASHVASRGGVVIAEVITTMGEIEHASVKIADIIGVIDGIAFQTNILALNAAVEAARAGEQGRGFAVVAGEVRSLAQRSAQAAKEIKALIESTVASVTSGSGQVRQAGETMTEIVSNVANVTTIISEITQAANEQTRGIQEVNRAVSQLDEMVQQNAALVEQSTAAAAALQSQAVSLAGAVTQFKLD, via the coding sequence ATGTTCTCTACCATTCGCGCGCGCATCGTCGCCCTGTGCGTCGCCATCGTTGTGGTTGCACTCGCCACCAACGCGGCGCTCAACTATGTCGTCGCCAATTCGTACAACGCCGACGCGATCGAAAGCAGTCTGAATGCAGTCGAAAGCGGTCACGCGGACGGGATCGACGACTGGGTCGTCACGCACAGCCAGATGATCAAGTCGTTGCAGGACACGGTGCTGCAACCCGATCCGACCGCGGCGCTCAAGCAGATCGCCGCCGCGGGCAAGTTCACCAACGTGTACGTGGGCTATGCGGACAAGACCACCAAATTCTCCGACCCCGCCGGCATTCCGCCCGACTACGATCCGACCAGCCGTCCGTGGTACAAGCAGGCCGCCGCCGCGGGCAAGCCGGTCGTCACGCCGCCGTACGTCGACGTGGGCACGGGCAAGCTGGTGGTCGCGTTCGCGGTGCCGGTGGTGCGCGACGGCGCGGTCAAGGGCGTGGTCTCCGGCGACGTCGCGATGGACAGCGTGATCGCCAACGTCAAGGCGATTCATCCGACGCCCGCGAGCTTCGGCATGTTGATCGACGCGAGCGGTCATATCGTCGCGCATCCGGATGCGAAGCTGACCCTGAAGCCGGTCTCCGATATCGCCCCGGCCCTGACCAGCGACAAACTGGCGGCGCTGTTCGGCGCCGAGCATCCGCTCGAAGTCGACGTGAACGGCAGCGCCAAACTGCTGCGCGCCCAGGCGATTCCGGGCACCGACTGGTACGCGGTGGTCGCGCTCGACAAGGCCGAAGCGACCGCCGGCATGCGTTCGCTGCTGACCGCCTCGCTGATCGCGCTGATCGTGATCGCCGGCATCGCGGCCGCGATCGTGGCCGCGGTCACCGCCGTGTCGTTCAAGCGCCTGTCGAACGTGCGCGACGCGATGGACGCGATCGGCTCGGGCGAAGGCGATCTGACCCAGCGTCTGCCGGCCGAAGGCAACGACGAAGTCGCGCAGATCGCGCGCTCGTTCAACACCTTCATCGACAAACTGAGCCACGTGATGCGGCAGATTCGCGACGCGAGCGAATCGGTGCGTGTCGCCGCGAATGAAATCGCCGCGGGCAACGTCGATCTGTCGGGCCGCACCGAATCGGCGGCGGCGAGCCTGCAGCAAACGGCCGCATCGATGGAAGAAATTACGTCGACCGTCACGCAGTCGGCGAGCGCCGCGAAGCAGGCCGACGACTCCGCCGTCTCCGCATCGCATGTCGCATCTCGCGGCGGCGTGGTGATCGCCGAAGTGATTACGACTATGGGCGAAATCGAACACGCGTCGGTGAAGATCGCCGATATCATCGGCGTGATCGATGGGATCGCGTTCCAGACCAACATTCTCGCGTTGAACGCGGCGGTGGAAGCAGCCCGTGCCGGCGAACAGGGCCGCGGTTTCGCGGTCGTGGCCGGTGAAGTGCGCAGCCTCGCGCAACGCAGCGCGCAGGCCGCCAAGGAAATCAAGGCGCTGATCGAATCGACGGTGGCAAGCGTCACGTCGGGCTCGGGTCAGGTGCGCCAGGCCGGCGAGACGATGACCGAAATCGTCAGCAACGTCGCCAACGTGACCACCATCATCTCCGAGATCACTCAGGCCGCGAACGAACAGACGCGCGGCATTCAGGAAGTGAATCGCGCGGTCAGCCAGCTCGACGAAATGGTTCAGCAGAACGCCGCGCTGGTCGAGCAATCGACCGCGGCCGCCGCCGCATTGCAAAGCCAGGCGGTAAGCCTCGCGGGCGCGGTCACGCAATTCAAGCTGGACTAA
- a CDS encoding methyl-accepting chemotaxis protein, giving the protein MTFYRNLKIAIKLALLGAVLLAATTVVGLEGWHALTQTHALQVQSAQTLTQYAQAADTARVAQVEFKKQVQEWKDLLLRGADPAAFAKYRDAFNQEGGTTHAALTQLKDQLSALGANADGVDKALATHASLQDSYLEALKHYDAADPNTAHVVDGLVKGIDRAPTAAIDDIVASVMRQAQESNVRTTEAAQSAYTLACVLLLTVVLASLGVGAFAVWFLSRSITVPVKQAVGVAQAVAAGDLRADVAVMSRDETGQLLVALNEMNHRLRHIVSEIREGAHTISSATQEIAAGNLDLSARTEEQAASLEETAASMQHFTDSVQRNADNAREATSLAQTAAQAAREGGVVMSDAVRTMDQINVASKRIVDIIAVVEAISAQTNILALNAAVEAARAGAQGRGFAVVASEVRSLAQRSADAAREIKTLIRESVATIDAGTELINRASTTMEGVVQSAGSVTRIVESIATASVDQATGIAEVNDAVNQMDQVTQSNAALVEQAAAAADSVQSKASGLVQSVSFFQLGAAA; this is encoded by the coding sequence GTGACGTTTTATCGCAATCTGAAAATCGCCATCAAGCTGGCGTTGCTTGGCGCGGTGCTGCTCGCCGCGACCACGGTAGTCGGCCTCGAAGGCTGGCACGCGCTGACGCAAACCCACGCGTTGCAGGTGCAGTCCGCGCAGACCTTGACGCAATACGCGCAAGCCGCCGATACGGCGCGCGTCGCGCAGGTCGAATTCAAGAAGCAGGTGCAGGAATGGAAAGACCTGCTGCTGCGCGGCGCGGACCCGGCGGCGTTCGCGAAGTATCGTGACGCATTCAATCAGGAAGGCGGCACGACCCACGCCGCGCTCACGCAATTGAAGGATCAGTTGAGCGCGCTCGGCGCGAACGCGGACGGCGTCGACAAGGCGCTCGCCACCCATGCGTCGCTGCAGGACAGCTACCTGGAAGCGCTCAAGCATTACGACGCCGCCGATCCGAATACCGCGCACGTGGTCGACGGACTCGTCAAGGGTATCGACCGCGCGCCGACGGCCGCGATCGACGACATCGTCGCGTCGGTGATGCGTCAGGCGCAGGAGTCGAACGTGCGTACCACCGAAGCGGCGCAAAGCGCGTACACCCTCGCGTGCGTGCTGCTGTTGACGGTGGTGCTCGCCTCGCTCGGCGTCGGCGCGTTCGCGGTGTGGTTCCTCAGCCGCAGCATCACCGTGCCGGTCAAGCAGGCAGTCGGCGTCGCGCAAGCGGTGGCGGCCGGCGATCTGCGCGCGGATGTCGCCGTGATGAGCCGCGACGAAACCGGCCAGTTGCTCGTCGCGCTGAACGAGATGAATCATCGCTTGCGGCATATCGTCAGCGAGATCCGCGAAGGCGCGCACACCATCTCGTCGGCCACCCAGGAAATCGCCGCGGGCAACCTCGACCTCTCCGCCCGCACCGAGGAACAGGCCGCGTCGCTCGAGGAAACCGCCGCGTCGATGCAGCATTTCACCGACTCGGTTCAGCGCAACGCGGACAACGCGCGCGAAGCCACCTCGCTCGCGCAAACCGCCGCGCAAGCCGCGCGCGAAGGCGGCGTGGTGATGAGCGACGCGGTGCGCACCATGGATCAGATCAACGTCGCGTCCAAACGGATCGTCGATATCATCGCGGTGGTCGAGGCGATCTCCGCGCAGACCAACATTCTCGCGCTCAATGCCGCGGTCGAAGCGGCACGGGCCGGCGCCCAGGGTCGCGGGTTCGCGGTGGTGGCGAGCGAAGTGCGCAGTCTCGCGCAGCGTTCGGCCGATGCCGCACGCGAGATCAAGACGCTGATTCGCGAATCGGTCGCGACGATCGATGCCGGCACCGAACTGATCAATCGCGCGAGTACGACGATGGAAGGCGTGGTGCAGAGCGCGGGCAGCGTGACGCGTATCGTCGAATCGATCGCGACGGCCAGTGTCGATCAGGCGACGGGTATCGCCGAAGTCAACGACGCGGTCAACCAGATGGACCAGGTCACGCAAAGCAACGCGGCGCTGGTCGAGCAGGCCGCGGCGGCCGCCGACTCGGTGCAGAGCAAGGCATCCGGGCTGGTGCAGAGCGTGAGCTTTTTTCAGTTGGGCGCGGCCGCCTGA